The Saccharothrix variisporea genome has a segment encoding these proteins:
- a CDS encoding ArsR/SmtB family transcription factor, whose amino-acid sequence MRALQHPAVEDVELSTVLTALADPVRLRIVAELARSGGIVCGQFDVPVSMSTLSHHLKVLREAGVLRVTPQGSYRTHELRWEEMERRFPGVLDSITRAVTHTAV is encoded by the coding sequence ATGCGCGCGCTACAACACCCCGCTGTGGAGGACGTCGAGCTCTCCACCGTGCTCACCGCGCTGGCCGACCCGGTGCGGCTGCGGATCGTGGCGGAGCTCGCCCGGTCCGGCGGGATCGTGTGCGGGCAGTTCGACGTGCCGGTGAGCATGTCGACGCTGTCGCACCACTTGAAGGTGCTCCGGGAGGCGGGCGTGCTGCGCGTGACGCCGCAGGGCAGCTACCGCACGCACGAGTTGCGGTGGGAGGAGATGGAGCGGCGGTTCCCCGGGGTGCTGGACTCCATCACGCGCGCGGTCACGCACACAGCTGTTTAG
- a CDS encoding PLP-dependent aminotransferase family protein: MSQPWATSGVDLHLDLDPGTGRRTGLEHALRDAIRGGRLAPGARLPATRRLAVELGLARNTVAAAYDQLVAEGYLTARRGAGTQVAALPRPVADTPATGRDTTTPRLDLRPGSPDVTTFPTTAWLRATRRALLAAPAAVHTYGDPRGLPELRHALAEYLGRTRGVHADPENIVVTCGYMHGLALLAGVLDGPVAMEDPGLPFHREVVRRAGRTVVPLPVDGDGAHSFPEGVAAAVVTPAHQYPTGVPLHPRRRHALVDWARGTGAVVVEDDYDGEFRYDRQPLGAVQGMAPDHVVYAGSTSKTLGPGLRLGWLVLPARLVDPVVQARRHTDLITATPTQLALADLITTHAYDRHIRSCRLRYRRRRDQLLDALRGHTALGVSAGLHALIPHPDEAAVLAAANAEGLALGALSDHWHDPAGRPGGVIVGYGTPAEHAWRPALDTLARVLAR, translated from the coding sequence GTGTCGCAACCATGGGCCACTTCGGGTGTGGACCTCCACCTCGACCTCGACCCGGGCACCGGCCGCCGCACCGGCCTGGAACACGCGCTGCGCGACGCCATCCGCGGCGGACGCCTGGCCCCCGGCGCGCGCCTGCCCGCCACCCGGCGCCTCGCGGTCGAACTGGGCCTGGCCCGCAACACCGTCGCCGCCGCCTACGACCAGCTCGTCGCCGAGGGCTACCTGACCGCCCGGCGCGGCGCCGGCACCCAGGTCGCCGCCCTGCCCCGACCCGTCGCCGACACCCCCGCCACCGGCCGCGACACCACCACGCCCCGCCTGGACCTGCGTCCCGGCAGCCCCGACGTCACCACTTTCCCCACCACCGCGTGGCTGCGCGCCACCCGCCGCGCCCTGCTCGCCGCACCCGCCGCCGTCCACACCTACGGCGACCCGCGCGGCCTGCCCGAGCTGCGCCACGCCCTGGCCGAGTACCTCGGCCGCACCCGGGGCGTGCACGCCGACCCCGAGAACATCGTCGTGACCTGCGGTTACATGCACGGGCTGGCGCTGCTGGCGGGCGTGCTGGACGGGCCGGTCGCGATGGAGGACCCCGGCCTGCCGTTCCACCGCGAGGTCGTGCGCCGCGCCGGCCGCACCGTCGTCCCGCTGCCCGTGGACGGCGACGGCGCGCACTCCTTCCCCGAGGGCGTCGCCGCCGCCGTGGTCACCCCGGCCCACCAGTACCCCACCGGCGTCCCCCTGCACCCGCGCCGCCGCCACGCCCTGGTCGACTGGGCCCGCGGCACCGGCGCGGTGGTCGTGGAGGACGACTACGACGGCGAGTTCCGCTACGACCGCCAACCCCTCGGCGCGGTCCAGGGCATGGCCCCCGACCACGTCGTCTACGCCGGCAGCACCTCCAAGACGCTGGGCCCCGGCCTGCGCCTGGGCTGGCTGGTCCTGCCCGCCCGCCTGGTCGACCCGGTCGTGCAGGCCCGCCGCCACACCGACCTGATCACCGCCACCCCCACCCAGCTCGCGCTGGCCGACCTGATCACCACCCACGCCTACGACCGGCACATCCGCTCCTGCCGCCTGCGCTACCGCCGCCGCCGCGACCAACTCCTGGACGCCCTCCGCGGCCACACCGCGCTGGGCGTCTCCGCCGGCCTGCACGCCCTGATCCCCCACCCCGACGAAGCCGCCGTGCTGGCCGCCGCGAACGCCGAGGGACTGGCCCTCGGCGCCCTCAGCGACCACTGGCACGACCCCGCGGGCCGCCCCGGCGGCGTGATCGTCGGCTACGGCACCCCCGCCGAACACGCCTGGCGACCCGCCCTGGACACCCTCGCCCGCGTCCTGGCGCGGTGA
- a CDS encoding YybH family protein, whose translation MDEIGDLVARRAEAMRAGDAEALAADYLPEAVGFTLAPPLAHRGLTDPGSLRAWFSTFDGPVDFEVRDLEVVAGGDVAFCHSLNRLSAVPKGHPERFDLWFRATTGLRRVQGRWRIAHEHTSVPFHMDGSFAAAVGLRP comes from the coding sequence GTGGACGAGATCGGGGACCTGGTGGCGCGGCGGGCCGAGGCGATGCGCGCGGGGGACGCGGAGGCGTTGGCGGCGGACTACCTGCCGGAGGCGGTGGGGTTCACGCTCGCCCCGCCGCTGGCGCACCGCGGGTTGACCGACCCGGGGTCGCTGCGGGCGTGGTTTTCCACCTTCGACGGCCCGGTGGACTTCGAGGTGCGGGACCTGGAGGTGGTGGCGGGCGGGGACGTGGCGTTCTGCCACAGCCTCAACCGGTTGTCGGCGGTGCCGAAGGGGCACCCGGAGCGGTTCGACCTGTGGTTCCGGGCCACGACGGGCCTGCGGCGGGTGCAGGGCCGGTGGCGGATCGCGCACGAGCACACCTCGGTGCCCTTCCACATGGACGGGTCGTTCGCGGCGGCGGTGGGGCTGCGGCCCTGA
- a CDS encoding YciI family protein, translating into MKYVILIYGNPESRAIWDTLSAEERARGLRDYERLNEDLADSGELVVTEALADHAQTKRLVVRDGQRTTTDGPFAEAKELLAGFYLVDCENVERAVEIAWRVPEAQLGLVEVRPVMTLDDFLP; encoded by the coding sequence GTGAAATACGTGATCCTGATCTACGGCAACCCCGAGTCCCGCGCCATCTGGGACACCCTGTCCGCCGAGGAACGCGCCCGCGGCCTGCGCGACTACGAGCGCCTCAACGAGGACCTGGCCGACTCGGGCGAACTCGTCGTCACCGAAGCCCTCGCCGACCACGCCCAGACCAAGCGCCTGGTCGTCCGCGACGGTCAGCGCACCACCACCGACGGCCCCTTCGCCGAGGCCAAGGAGCTGCTCGCCGGGTTCTACCTGGTCGACTGCGAGAACGTCGAACGCGCCGTGGAGATCGCCTGGCGCGTCCCGGAAGCCCAGCTCGGCCTGGTCGAGGTGCGACCGGTGATGACCCTCGACGACTTCCTGCCGTGA
- the hrpA gene encoding ATP-dependent RNA helicase HrpA, with protein sequence MNTTAHPDLHRRLSDLMTRDQRRLRRRLEGAKKIRDDKARAAVHAEIAAEVEQAELRVALRREAVPKITYPAELPVSARKDDIAALIRDHQVVIVAGETGSGKTTQIPKICLELGRGVLGQIGHTQPRRLAARTVAERVAQELDTELGSAVGFKVRFTDQSGDDTLVKLMTDGILLAEIQTDRMLSRYDTIIIDEAHERSLNVDFLLGYLKQLLPRRPDLKLVITSATIDPERFSRHFGDAPIIEVSGRTYPVEVRYRPIVDPDDPDADPDRDQTQAICDAVRELQAEGPGDVLVFLSGEREIRDTADALAALDLPSTEILPLYARLSFGEQHRVFQPHRGRRVVLATNVAETSLTVPGIKYVVDPGTARISRYSNRLKVQRLPIEPVSQASANQRKGRCGRVSEGICIRLYSEDDFDARPEFTDPEILRTNLASVILQMTAIGLGDIAAFPFIDPPDARNINDGVQLLQELGAIVPAEQKLTPLGRKLAQLPVDPRLARMVLEADRNGCVREVMVIAAALSIQDPRERPSDKQQAADELHGRFKDPDSDFLAYLNLWNYLREQQKALSSNQFRKLCRNEFLNYLRVREWQDIYQQLRQVAKTMGVHVNEQPADPRGIHVSLLSGLLSHIGVKDVLKREPGKRQATEYLGARNAKFAIFPGSALFRKPPQWVMAAELVETSRLWGRIVARIEPEWAEKLAEHLVKRTYSEPAWDAKRGAVMAMEKVTLYGVPIVAGRRVNYGRIDPVVSRELFIRHALVQGEWTTNHKFFHRNRALLEEVAELENRARRRDIVVDDEVLYDFYDQRVGAEVVSARHFDTWWKKTRWVDPDLLTFDKAMLVNARAEVEPDAYPDQLTRGGLTLPLSYRFEPGAAVDGVTVRLPLPALTTLPDDSLSWQVPGMRTDLVVALIRSLPKTIRRNFVPVPDVAAAALTGINPDEPLLPALERQLARLTGVVVHREDWQLDQVPEHLKLTFQVVDEQDRELAQGKDLGALKQQLRGRLRQSLAAAAASLTRTGIVAWDFDELPQTVREQQSGITVTAYPALVDKGDSVAIEILDTPGRQAHAMRAGTRRLLLLTVPSPVKMLQRGLTNAEKLTLTRNPHGGVAALLADCISAAVDHLVTSAGGPAWNARGFARLSDYVRKYLGETVFDVVREVRNVLEAAQEAELRLSGVRGGPYEESLADIRAQLAGLVHKGFVTSAGASRLSDTHRYLQGISRRLEKLPTNLARDREWMDRIHQVHAEYRDLRATLPADEPQPELDEVRWMIEELRLSYFAQTIPTRGSVSDKRIYKALDAIPR encoded by the coding sequence ATGAACACCACCGCGCACCCCGACCTGCACCGACGCCTGTCCGACCTGATGACCCGGGACCAGCGGCGGCTGCGTCGGCGGCTGGAGGGCGCGAAGAAGATCCGCGACGACAAGGCGCGCGCGGCCGTCCACGCCGAGATCGCCGCCGAGGTCGAGCAGGCCGAGCTGCGGGTGGCGCTGCGCCGCGAAGCCGTGCCGAAGATCACCTACCCGGCCGAGCTGCCGGTCTCCGCGCGCAAGGACGACATCGCCGCGCTGATCCGCGACCACCAGGTGGTGATCGTCGCCGGCGAGACCGGGTCGGGCAAGACCACCCAGATCCCCAAGATCTGCCTGGAGCTGGGCCGGGGCGTGCTGGGCCAGATCGGCCACACCCAGCCCCGCCGGCTCGCCGCGCGCACGGTCGCCGAGCGGGTGGCGCAGGAGCTGGACACCGAGCTGGGCTCGGCGGTCGGGTTCAAGGTCCGGTTCACCGACCAGTCCGGCGACGACACGCTGGTCAAGCTCATGACCGACGGCATCCTGCTGGCCGAGATCCAGACCGACCGGATGCTGTCGCGCTACGACACGATCATCATCGACGAGGCCCACGAGCGCAGCCTCAACGTCGACTTCCTGCTGGGCTACCTCAAGCAGCTGCTGCCCCGCCGCCCCGACCTCAAGCTCGTCATCACCTCGGCGACGATCGACCCGGAGCGGTTCTCCCGGCACTTCGGCGACGCCCCCATCATCGAGGTCTCCGGCCGCACCTACCCCGTCGAGGTCCGCTACCGCCCGATCGTGGACCCCGACGACCCCGACGCCGACCCGGACCGCGACCAGACCCAGGCCATCTGCGACGCCGTGCGCGAGCTGCAGGCCGAAGGACCCGGCGACGTGCTGGTGTTCCTGTCCGGTGAACGCGAGATCCGCGACACCGCCGACGCCCTGGCCGCCCTGGACCTGCCGTCGACGGAGATCCTGCCGCTGTACGCGCGGCTGTCCTTCGGCGAGCAGCACCGCGTGTTCCAGCCGCACCGGGGCCGGCGGGTCGTGCTGGCCACCAACGTCGCCGAGACCTCGCTGACCGTGCCGGGCATCAAGTACGTGGTGGACCCGGGCACCGCCCGCATCTCCCGCTACAGCAACCGGCTCAAGGTGCAGCGGCTGCCCATCGAACCGGTGTCCCAGGCCTCGGCCAACCAGCGCAAAGGCCGCTGCGGACGCGTGTCCGAAGGCATCTGCATCCGCCTGTACAGCGAGGACGACTTCGACGCGCGCCCGGAGTTCACCGACCCGGAGATCCTGCGCACCAACCTCGCCTCGGTCATCCTGCAGATGACCGCGATCGGGCTCGGCGACATCGCCGCGTTCCCGTTCATCGACCCGCCCGACGCCCGCAACATCAACGACGGCGTGCAGTTGCTGCAGGAACTGGGCGCGATCGTGCCCGCCGAGCAGAAGCTCACCCCGCTGGGCCGCAAGCTCGCCCAGCTCCCGGTCGACCCGCGCCTGGCGCGGATGGTGCTGGAAGCCGACCGCAACGGCTGCGTCCGCGAGGTCATGGTCATCGCCGCCGCCCTGTCCATCCAGGACCCGCGCGAACGGCCCAGCGACAAGCAGCAGGCCGCCGACGAGCTGCACGGCCGGTTCAAGGACCCCGACTCGGACTTCCTGGCCTACCTCAACCTGTGGAACTACCTGCGCGAACAGCAGAAAGCGCTGTCGTCCAACCAGTTCCGCAAGCTGTGCCGCAACGAGTTCCTCAACTACCTGCGCGTGCGCGAGTGGCAGGACATCTACCAGCAGCTGCGCCAGGTCGCCAAGACCATGGGCGTGCACGTCAACGAGCAGCCCGCCGACCCGCGCGGCATCCACGTCTCCCTGCTGTCGGGCCTGCTGTCCCACATCGGCGTCAAGGACGTGCTCAAACGCGAACCCGGCAAACGCCAGGCCACCGAGTACCTGGGCGCCCGCAACGCGAAGTTCGCGATCTTCCCCGGCTCGGCGCTGTTCCGCAAACCCCCGCAGTGGGTGATGGCCGCCGAGCTGGTCGAGACCTCCCGGCTGTGGGGCCGGATCGTGGCCCGCATCGAACCCGAATGGGCCGAGAAACTCGCCGAACACCTCGTCAAACGCACCTACAGCGAACCCGCGTGGGACGCCAAGCGCGGCGCGGTCATGGCGATGGAGAAAGTCACCCTCTACGGGGTGCCCATCGTCGCCGGCCGGCGGGTCAACTACGGGCGCATCGACCCCGTGGTGTCCCGGGAGCTGTTCATCCGGCACGCCCTGGTGCAGGGGGAGTGGACCACCAACCACAAGTTCTTCCACCGCAACCGCGCGCTGCTGGAAGAGGTCGCCGAGCTGGAGAACCGGGCGCGGCGGCGCGACATCGTCGTCGACGACGAAGTGCTCTACGACTTCTACGACCAGCGCGTCGGCGCGGAAGTCGTGTCCGCCCGGCACTTCGACACGTGGTGGAAGAAGACCCGCTGGGTTGATCCGGACCTGCTCACCTTCGACAAGGCCATGCTGGTCAACGCCCGCGCCGAGGTCGAACCCGACGCCTACCCCGACCAGCTCACCCGCGGCGGGCTGACCCTGCCCCTGTCCTACCGGTTCGAACCCGGCGCGGCCGTCGACGGCGTGACCGTGCGCCTGCCGCTGCCCGCGCTGACCACCCTGCCCGACGACTCCCTGTCCTGGCAGGTCCCCGGCATGCGCACCGACCTGGTGGTCGCCCTGATCCGGTCGCTGCCCAAGACCATCCGCCGCAACTTCGTGCCCGTGCCCGACGTCGCCGCCGCCGCGCTGACCGGCATCAACCCCGACGAACCCCTGCTGCCCGCCCTGGAACGCCAACTCGCCCGGCTCACCGGCGTGGTCGTGCACCGCGAGGACTGGCAGCTCGACCAGGTGCCCGAGCACCTCAAGCTCACCTTCCAGGTCGTCGACGAGCAGGACCGCGAACTGGCCCAGGGCAAGGACCTGGGGGCGTTGAAGCAGCAACTGCGCGGCCGGCTGCGCCAATCCCTGGCCGCCGCCGCGGCGAGCCTCACCCGCACCGGCATCGTCGCCTGGGACTTCGACGAGCTGCCGCAGACCGTGCGGGAACAGCAGTCCGGCATCACCGTCACCGCCTACCCGGCGCTGGTGGACAAGGGCGACAGCGTCGCCATCGAAATCCTCGACACCCCCGGCCGCCAGGCCCACGCCATGCGCGCCGGCACCCGCCGCCTGCTGCTGCTCACCGTGCCCTCACCGGTGAAGATGCTGCAACGCGGCCTCACCAACGCCGAAAAACTGACCCTGACCCGCAACCCGCACGGCGGCGTGGCCGCCCTCCTGGCCGACTGCATCTCCGCCGCCGTCGACCACCTCGTCACCTCCGCCGGCGGGCCCGCGTGGAACGCCCGCGGGTTCGCCCGCCTGTCCGACTACGTCCGCAAGTACCTGGGCGAAACGGTGTTCGACGTGGTCCGCGAGGTCCGCAACGTCCTGGAGGCCGCGCAGGAGGCGGAACTGCGCCTGTCCGGCGTGCGCGGCGGGCCGTACGAGGAGTCCCTGGCCGACATCCGCGCCCAACTGGCAGGCCTGGTCCACAAGGGTTTCGTCACGTCAGCCGGCGCGTCCCGCTTGTCGGACACCCACCGCTACCTGCAGGGCATCTCCCGCCGCCTGGAGAAACTGCCCACCAACCTGGCCCGCGACCGCGAGTGGATGGACCGCATCCACCAGGTCCACGCCGAATACCGCGACCTGCGCGCCACACTGCCCGCCGACGAGCCGCAGCCGGAGCTGGACGAGGTGCGGTGGATGATCGAGGAACTGCGGCTGAGCTACTTCGCCCAGACCATCCCCACCCGGGGCAGCGTGTCGGACAAACGCATCTACAAAGCCCTCGACGCCATCCCCCGCTGA
- a CDS encoding MBL fold metallo-hydrolase yields MPFTLTTLGTASPYPRPDQPCSGYLLRTPTTAVWVDAGPGTLANLQRHTSPDRLDAIWISHTHADHTADLLPAYYALLYADLHPEHPIPLYAPRGLAERLTAFLAGARPNPASAAFTVHELHDDHRADVGDIHLHTLAVNHGLPAYGLRATHAGATFAYSGDTAPCPALDRLAEGADLFLCEADTTTPSPHHCTPEDAAQAARGAHHLLLTHLGPTLTEQEATTRAQAPATHPNETHEIR; encoded by the coding sequence GTGCCCTTCACCCTCACCACCCTCGGCACCGCCAGCCCCTACCCGCGGCCCGACCAGCCCTGCTCCGGCTACCTCCTGCGCACCCCCACCACCGCCGTCTGGGTCGACGCCGGCCCCGGCACCCTGGCCAACCTCCAACGCCACACCAGCCCCGACCGCCTCGACGCCATCTGGATCTCCCACACCCACGCCGACCACACCGCCGACCTGCTCCCCGCCTACTACGCCCTCCTCTACGCCGACCTGCACCCCGAACACCCCATCCCCCTCTACGCCCCCCGCGGCCTGGCCGAACGCCTCACCGCCTTCCTCGCCGGCGCCCGCCCCAACCCCGCGAGCGCCGCCTTCACCGTCCACGAACTCCACGACGACCACCGCGCCGACGTCGGCGACATCCACCTCCACACCCTCGCCGTGAACCACGGCCTCCCCGCCTACGGCCTGCGCGCCACCCACGCCGGCGCCACCTTCGCCTACTCCGGCGACACCGCCCCCTGCCCGGCCCTCGACCGCCTCGCCGAGGGCGCCGACCTGTTCCTCTGCGAAGCCGACACCACCACCCCGTCCCCCCACCACTGCACCCCCGAAGACGCCGCCCAAGCCGCACGCGGCGCCCACCACCTCCTGCTCACCCACCTCGGCCCCACCCTCACCGAGCAGGAAGCCACCACCCGCGCCCAGGCCCCCGCCACCCACCCCAACGAAACCCACGAGATCCGATGA
- a CDS encoding RNA polymerase sigma factor: MSLTADDAMAELYRREKPGLLRLAVLLLGDRAQAEDVVQDAFLNTHRKRAGLDPDTAAGYLRVAVVNGARTIHRRRRLTWRHHRTTSPDAPPADTDLLVAEEHREVLRAVRALPRRQREVLVLRYWSGLTEAEIADTLGVSKGTVKTSASRALATLARRLGDQP; the protein is encoded by the coding sequence GTGTCGTTGACCGCCGACGACGCGATGGCCGAGCTGTACCGGCGCGAAAAACCGGGCCTGCTCCGCCTCGCCGTCCTCCTGCTCGGCGACCGCGCCCAAGCCGAGGACGTCGTCCAGGACGCCTTCCTCAACACCCACCGCAAACGCGCCGGCCTCGACCCCGACACCGCCGCCGGCTACCTGCGCGTGGCCGTGGTCAACGGCGCCCGCACCATCCACCGCCGCCGACGCCTCACCTGGCGCCACCACCGCACCACCAGCCCCGACGCACCCCCGGCCGACACCGACCTCCTCGTGGCCGAGGAACACCGCGAAGTCCTGCGGGCCGTCCGCGCGCTGCCCAGGCGCCAACGCGAAGTCCTGGTCCTGCGCTACTGGTCGGGCCTGACCGAGGCCGAGATCGCCGACACCCTCGGCGTCTCGAAGGGAACGGTCAAGACCAGCGCCTCCCGCGCCCTCGCCACCCTCGCCCGACGCCTGGGAGACCAGCCATGA
- a CDS encoding isocitrate lyase/PEP mutase family protein produces MITREEKASVLRALHVPGTPVVLPNVWDAASAKVVAARFPAIATASAAVSSSLGYGDGEDMPADEAFAAVARVARAVDVPVTADVERGYSLAPAQIAARLAQAGAVGCNLEDSEPATEAMIDLDAQVEFLGAVRAADPHLVLNARVDVFVHGSRDVEEAVTRARAYLAAGADCVYPIGIPADRVEEFCRAVDGPVNVAHTPDGPTPARLGELGVARVSFGPGLQRVLLAKLEQLVDVVHDGGSPYRR; encoded by the coding sequence ATGATCACCCGCGAGGAGAAGGCGTCGGTGTTGCGCGCCCTGCACGTGCCGGGGACGCCGGTCGTGCTGCCCAACGTGTGGGACGCCGCGTCGGCGAAGGTGGTGGCGGCCCGGTTCCCGGCGATCGCGACGGCCAGCGCCGCGGTGTCGTCGTCCCTGGGGTACGGCGACGGCGAGGACATGCCCGCCGACGAGGCGTTCGCGGCCGTGGCCCGGGTGGCGCGGGCGGTGGACGTGCCGGTGACCGCCGACGTCGAGCGCGGCTACTCGCTGGCCCCGGCGCAGATCGCCGCCCGTCTGGCGCAGGCGGGCGCGGTGGGCTGCAACCTGGAGGACTCCGAGCCCGCCACCGAAGCCATGATCGACCTGGACGCGCAGGTGGAGTTCCTGGGCGCGGTGCGCGCCGCCGACCCGCACCTGGTGCTCAACGCCCGCGTGGACGTGTTCGTGCACGGCAGCCGGGACGTCGAGGAAGCCGTCACCCGCGCACGCGCCTACCTGGCCGCCGGCGCGGACTGCGTGTACCCGATCGGGATCCCGGCCGACCGGGTGGAGGAGTTCTGCCGGGCCGTCGACGGCCCGGTCAACGTCGCCCACACCCCTGACGGCCCCACCCCGGCGCGGCTGGGCGAGCTGGGCGTCGCGCGGGTCAGCTTCGGCCCCGGTCTGCAGCGGGTGCTGCTGGCCAAGCTGGAGCAGTTGGTCGACGTGGTCCACGACGGGGGTTCGCCGTACCGGCGGTAG
- a CDS encoding RNA polymerase sigma factor produces MTGPLEPLLRDLAPRVLAILVRHHGDFAACEDAVQEALLAAATQWPEQGVPDNPKAWLVTVASRRRVEAWRQDTARTRREHTAFTLTPPDPDPVPGVDDTLTLFRLCCHPALTPPSQVALTLRAVGGLTTAEIARAFLVPEATIAQRISRAKQRVKGATFTPSGDLDAVRHVLYLIFTEGHTASSGDRLHRVDLTAEAIRLTRLLPHDGETDGLLALMLLTDARRPARTTPDGALVPLTDQDRTLWNADAIAEGTALVHHALSTHPVGPYQLQAAIAAVHAEAPTAADTDWPQVLTLYDLLHAIAPGPMVTLNRIVAQAMVDGPDPALKALDQAEHDPALKAHHRLHAVRAHLLDLAGRHDEARPHYARAATLTRSLPERRYLHSRA; encoded by the coding sequence GTGACCGGGCCACTGGAACCCCTGCTCCGCGACCTCGCGCCCCGGGTGCTGGCCATCCTCGTGCGCCACCACGGCGACTTCGCCGCGTGCGAGGACGCCGTCCAGGAAGCCCTCCTCGCCGCCGCCACCCAGTGGCCCGAGCAGGGCGTACCGGACAACCCCAAGGCGTGGCTGGTCACCGTCGCCTCCCGCCGCCGCGTCGAGGCCTGGCGCCAGGACACCGCCCGCACCCGCCGCGAGCACACCGCGTTCACCCTCACCCCACCCGACCCCGACCCGGTCCCCGGCGTGGACGACACCCTCACCCTGTTCCGGCTGTGCTGCCACCCCGCCCTCACCCCGCCGTCCCAGGTCGCCCTGACCCTGCGCGCGGTGGGCGGCCTGACCACCGCCGAGATCGCCCGCGCCTTCCTGGTCCCCGAAGCCACCATCGCCCAACGCATCAGCCGCGCCAAACAGCGGGTCAAAGGCGCCACGTTCACCCCGTCCGGCGACCTCGACGCCGTCCGCCACGTCCTCTACCTGATCTTCACCGAAGGCCACACCGCCAGCTCCGGCGACCGCCTCCACCGCGTCGACCTCACCGCCGAGGCCATCCGCCTGACCCGCCTGCTGCCCCACGACGGCGAAACCGACGGCCTGCTGGCCTTGATGCTGCTCACCGACGCCCGCCGCCCCGCCCGCACCACCCCCGACGGCGCCCTGGTCCCCCTGACCGACCAGGACCGCACCCTCTGGAACGCCGACGCGATCGCCGAAGGCACCGCCCTGGTCCACCACGCCCTGTCCACCCACCCGGTCGGCCCCTACCAACTCCAAGCCGCCATCGCCGCCGTCCACGCCGAAGCCCCCACCGCCGCCGACACCGACTGGCCCCAGGTCCTGACCCTCTACGACCTGCTCCACGCCATCGCCCCGGGCCCGATGGTCACCCTCAACCGCATCGTCGCCCAAGCCATGGTCGACGGCCCCGACCCCGCCTTGAAAGCCCTTGACCAGGCCGAACACGACCCCGCGCTCAAGGCCCACCACCGCCTCCACGCCGTCCGCGCCCACCTGCTCGACCTCGCCGGCCGCCACGACGAAGCCCGCCCCCACTACGCCCGAGCCGCCACCCTCACCCGAAGCCTCCCCGAACGCCGCTACCTCCACAGCCGCGCCTGA
- a CDS encoding VOC family protein yields the protein MTLTATVLDTPDPRALARFYSALLGWPVVRDEPGWATVRPPDGTAGLSFQAEPDHVRPTWPSTTTHQQMQLHLDIEVDDLEGASRRARDLGATLADFQPQDDVRVHLDPAGHPFCLWIRT from the coding sequence ATCACGCTGACCGCGACCGTCCTGGACACCCCCGACCCCCGCGCCCTCGCCCGCTTCTACAGCGCACTCCTGGGCTGGCCCGTCGTCCGCGACGAACCAGGCTGGGCCACCGTCCGCCCACCCGACGGCACCGCCGGCCTGTCCTTCCAAGCCGAACCCGACCACGTCCGACCCACCTGGCCCAGCACCACCACCCACCAGCAGATGCAACTGCACCTCGACATCGAAGTGGACGACCTGGAGGGCGCCAGCCGCCGCGCCCGGGACCTCGGCGCCACCCTCGCCGACTTCCAACCCCAGGACGACGTCCGCGTCCACCTCGACCCCGCCGGCCACCCCTTCTGCCTCTGGATCCGCACCTGA